AGGTTACCTTAGTGAAAAATTTTATATAAGCATAGCCGAAAAATGGTGCTATCATGGCAACTATTTCACTCCAAGCATTGATACGCCACCAGTACCATCTCAAAATCAAGACAAGACCCAATCCAGCGCTTGCTTCAATTATAAATTGCCAAGCCCCGGAAATTGTTTTTATCACAAGCGTTATCAAAATAGAAGCGACCATAACAAGCAAAGTCGTAATTCTTGCGATCAAAACATAATGTTTTTCATCCGCGTCTTTTTTGATAAATCTTTTGTAGAAATCATTTATCACATATGAAGTTCCCCAGTTTAAATGTGTCGCAATAGTTGACATATATGCAGCGAAAAAAGCAGCTATTAACAAACCTTTCAAACCCACTGGGAGATAATCCCGCATTGCATAAATATAGCCGAGTTTTTTATCCTCAGGTCCAAGTTCGGGGTAAAGGACAAGCGTTGCAAGTCCAACGACAATCCAAGGCCAAGGTCTTAGACAATAATGAGCTATTGTGAACCAAAGGGTTGCGAGAAAGGAATGTTTTTCATCTTTTGCTGACATCATCCGTTGAGCAACATAGCCACCGCCACCGGGTTCAGCCCCGGGATACCAGGAAGCCCACCATTGAACCAGAATATATGCTATAAAAGATGAAACAGTTAAAGACAAAACACCGCCATAAGCGACTTCTTCAGTTGAACCGACAACAGGTGTAAATTTAAACACCCACTCGGGCAAATTGCCTCTCAAGCCATCTATACCTCCAACCTGTGGAAGGTTAACCACTACAACAGCAAGGACAATTGTTCCAGCTATAGCTATGACAAACTGAATTGCATCTGTCACGGCAACACCCCACAATCCCGAAAGTGATGAATAAAGAGAAACTATCAACATCGCCCCAAAAACATAATATCTAACAACTTCTTCCGAAACTCCGAAAAATCCAGTCAAAATTGAGATCATCGCCACATTAACCCAACCAATTATGACTGTGTTAACGAATAATCCAAGATATAATGCTTTAAACCCGCGCAAAAATGAAGCTGGTTTGCCCGAATATCTCAATTCAACGAATTCAACATCCGTCATTATTCCAGCTCTTCGCCACAACCTTGCAAAGAAAAACACAGTAAGCATTGACCCGAAAAGGAAATTCCACCAAAGCCAATTCCCAGCTATTCCATTTTTCGCGACAAGCTCAGTCACAGCAAGTGGTGTATCAGCAGCAAATGTCGTCGCAACCATTGATGTCCCCGCAAGCCACCAAGGAAGATTCCTCCCCGAGAGGAAAAACTCACCTATGTTCTTTCCCGCCCTCTTTGAATAATAAATCCCGACAACTAAACTTAAAATGAAATAAGATGCAACTATAATCCAGTCAAGAACTTGCATTAAAGTTACCCACTTTAATTTTTTTAATTTACGAGCGCTTCAACTATCGCTTTATGAACTGCTTTCCTCAGTGGGATATGCTTTGTATTTGCTCTTGTTGGATGAACTCTGTTTGTTAAAAGGACAGCGATCAACTTTTTTTCCGGATAAACATATACTGAAGTCCCTGTGAAACCAGTGTGCCCGAATGCGTTTTCACCGAAAGCACCATCAAGTGCACTTTTCCCATAGGGTGAAAGTGCATTATCCCAACCAAGCCCACGATTATTTTGCCATCTTTTCGTGAACAGATCAACTGTTTCATTTTTGAAAAATCTTATCCCACCATATTCACCACCATTTAAAATCATCTGCATCAAAACTGCAAGATCTCTTGCGTTTGAGAAAAGTCCTGCATGTCCAGAAACGCCCCCAAGAGCCCTTGCATTCTCATCGTGAACAACGCCATGAATGAAAGAACCACTTGAACTATCAAACTCAGTCGGTGCTATCATGCCAAGCCAATCTTTTGGCGGTAAAAATGTCGTATACTTCATCCCAAGTGGTATGTAAAATGTCTCCTTGACATATTGATCAAGCGATTTTCCGGTTACGACCTCAACGATTTTCCCAAGTGTTATAAATCCAAGGTCGCTATAAACTGTTGAGTCCCCCGTCTTGTAAACAAGCGGTT
This is a stretch of genomic DNA from Candidatus Thermokryptus mobilis. It encodes these proteins:
- a CDS encoding sodium:solute symporter family protein, giving the protein MQVLDWIIVASYFILSLVVGIYYSKRAGKNIGEFFLSGRNLPWWLAGTSMVATTFAADTPLAVTELVAKNGIAGNWLWWNFLFGSMLTVFFFARLWRRAGIMTDVEFVELRYSGKPASFLRGFKALYLGLFVNTVIIGWVNVAMISILTGFFGVSEEVVRYYVFGAMLIVSLYSSLSGLWGVAVTDAIQFVIAIAGTIVLAVVVVNLPQVGGIDGLRGNLPEWVFKFTPVVGSTEEVAYGGVLSLTVSSFIAYILVQWWASWYPGAEPGGGGYVAQRMMSAKDEKHSFLATLWFTIAHYCLRPWPWIVVGLATLVLYPELGPEDKKLGYIYAMRDYLPVGLKGLLIAAFFAAYMSTIATHLNWGTSYVINDFYKRFIKKDADEKHYVLIARITTLLVMVASILITLVIKTISGAWQFIIEASAGLGLVLILRWYWWRINAWSEIVAMIAPFFGYAYIKFFTKVTFPETLFYIVAFTTVSWLIATLITKPVDREHLLNFYHRVHPGGIGWRKISTEVNDTKGDSGYFYLFIDWISGIVLVYAMLFGIGKIVLGEYLQGLVYIIIGFLAGFVIYFDFTKRGWEKTIE